From one Streptomyces sp. ICC1 genomic stretch:
- a CDS encoding MFS transporter translates to MATTPAPATPKSDPPPARSVLRDAAFLRLWTGTTASGLATWALPFVLGLAVLHRELDAAGLGLVLAARTAGFLAAVAVGGVLADRHSRRAVVLWSALAAAAAAPLLAAGLGRSLLLMTAAAALAGAGQGACRPAFQALTAETVDADRRQQANAAMTLAVRTSTLAGPALTALLAAFVDVATLLLGIGLLWLVAAFTPARTAAADPSATPATPKAPAPGSPRASLRAEFIDGIREARRHPWFVAGLGALTAVIALGYSATSVALPLISRDRYGTEWVLAAAVTAYTVGALGGALVTARLRPRSQGWAAFAGLAAYGVAPLSLMLPVHPALVITAYAVAGIGIELFNVPWFTATQREVAPDKLARVSSLDFLVSYGLAPIGLALIAPAIDAFGVTPVLAVCAASCFLVPAAAALAPTARHFGSPPARRTP, encoded by the coding sequence GTGGCGACCACGCCCGCACCCGCGACACCCAAGTCCGATCCGCCGCCCGCCCGTTCCGTCCTGCGCGACGCCGCCTTCCTGCGCCTGTGGACGGGGACCACCGCCTCCGGGCTCGCGACCTGGGCCCTGCCCTTCGTCCTGGGCCTGGCGGTCCTGCACCGGGAACTCGACGCCGCGGGCCTCGGCCTCGTCCTCGCGGCCCGCACCGCGGGCTTCCTCGCCGCCGTCGCGGTGGGCGGGGTGCTGGCCGACCGGCACTCCCGGCGGGCCGTCGTCCTCTGGTCCGCCCTGGCGGCCGCCGCCGCGGCCCCGCTCCTCGCCGCGGGCCTCGGCCGGTCCCTGCTGCTCATGACCGCCGCCGCCGCGCTCGCGGGCGCCGGCCAAGGGGCCTGCCGCCCCGCCTTCCAGGCGCTCACCGCCGAGACCGTCGACGCCGACCGCCGCCAGCAGGCCAACGCCGCCATGACCCTGGCGGTACGGACCTCCACACTGGCCGGCCCCGCCCTGACCGCCCTGCTCGCGGCCTTCGTCGACGTCGCGACGCTGCTGCTGGGGATCGGACTGCTCTGGCTCGTCGCCGCGTTCACACCGGCCCGGACCGCCGCCGCGGACCCCTCGGCCACGCCCGCCACACCGAAGGCGCCCGCTCCGGGCTCCCCGCGCGCCTCGCTGCGCGCCGAGTTCATCGACGGCATACGCGAGGCCCGCCGCCACCCCTGGTTCGTCGCCGGCCTGGGCGCCCTGACCGCCGTGATCGCGCTCGGCTACTCCGCCACGAGCGTCGCCCTGCCCCTGATCAGCCGCGACCGCTACGGCACCGAGTGGGTCCTGGCCGCGGCCGTGACCGCCTACACCGTGGGCGCGCTCGGCGGAGCCCTGGTCACCGCCCGCCTGCGCCCCCGCTCGCAGGGCTGGGCCGCCTTCGCCGGACTGGCCGCGTACGGCGTCGCCCCGCTGAGCCTGATGCTCCCCGTCCATCCCGCCCTCGTGATCACCGCCTACGCCGTCGCGGGAATCGGGATCGAACTGTTCAACGTGCCCTGGTTCACGGCCACCCAGCGCGAGGTCGCCCCGGACAAACTGGCCCGGGTCTCCTCCCTCGACTTCCTGGTCTCCTACGGCCTGGCCCCGATCGGCCTGGCACTGATCGCCCCGGCCATCGACGCCTTCGGCGTCACCCCGGTGCTCGCCGTCTGCGCCGCGTCCTGCTTCCTCGTACCGGCCGCGGCCGCCCTGGCTCCCACCGCCCGCCACTTCGGCAGCCCGCCGGCGCGGCGGACGCCCTGA
- a CDS encoding iron ABC transporter permease, with protein MSADPVGLRGQRGAGLFLAAALVLAASVAAGTRIGTADVGWAELGRVLASRLGLGAEPLPPLVDSLVWDLRLPRVLMAALVGASLAVCGTVLQAVTRNALADPYLLGVSSGASAGAVAVVVLGVGAGTLGVTGGALVGALLSFGLLLALLRRTGLDSVRIVLTGVVVGQLFTALTSLVLMASADADTTRAVTHWLLGSMAPARWDAVVVCAVVTPLGLAVAWLCSNSLDALAFGADTAASLGIDVRRTRMLLLVVTAVLTAVAVATVGAIGFVGLIVPHGVRFLAGPRHRVLLPCAALAGAVFLVWTDALARAAFAPRELPVGVLTALLGVPLFLLVLRRRGDL; from the coding sequence ATGTCCGCTGATCCGGTGGGACTCCGGGGGCAGCGCGGGGCCGGGCTGTTCCTCGCGGCGGCGCTCGTCCTGGCCGCTTCGGTGGCGGCCGGCACGCGCATCGGCACCGCCGACGTGGGCTGGGCCGAGCTCGGCCGGGTCCTCGCCTCCCGGCTCGGCCTGGGCGCCGAGCCGCTGCCGCCGCTGGTGGACTCGCTCGTCTGGGACCTGCGCCTGCCCCGGGTGCTGATGGCGGCCCTGGTCGGCGCCTCGCTCGCGGTCTGCGGCACGGTCCTGCAGGCCGTCACCCGCAACGCCCTCGCCGACCCGTACCTGCTCGGCGTGTCCTCGGGCGCGTCGGCCGGAGCCGTCGCCGTGGTCGTGCTCGGGGTGGGCGCCGGCACCCTCGGGGTCACCGGCGGGGCCCTCGTCGGCGCCCTGCTCTCCTTCGGCCTGCTGCTGGCACTGCTGCGCCGGACGGGGCTGGACTCGGTCCGCATCGTCCTCACCGGCGTGGTCGTCGGACAGCTCTTCACCGCGCTGACCTCACTGGTCCTGATGGCCTCGGCGGACGCCGACACCACGCGCGCCGTCACCCACTGGCTGCTGGGCTCGATGGCACCCGCCCGCTGGGACGCCGTCGTGGTCTGCGCGGTCGTCACACCGCTCGGGCTGGCGGTCGCCTGGCTGTGCTCGAACTCCCTGGACGCGCTCGCGTTCGGCGCGGACACCGCCGCGTCGTTGGGGATCGACGTACGGCGGACCCGGATGCTGCTGCTCGTGGTGACGGCCGTGCTGACCGCGGTGGCGGTGGCCACCGTCGGAGCCATCGGGTTCGTCGGCCTGATCGTCCCGCACGGGGTGCGCTTCCTCGCCGGGCCGCGGCACCGGGTGCTGCTGCCCTGCGCGGCGCTGGCCGGAGCGGTGTTCCTGGTGTGGACCGACGCCCTGGCACGGGCCGCCTTCGCGCCCCGGGAACTCCCGGTCGGCGTGCTCACCGCGCTGCTCGGCGTACCGCTGTTCCTCCTCGTCCTGCGCAGGCGGGGTGACCTGTGA
- a CDS encoding ABC transporter substrate-binding protein — protein sequence MRHRARLALTPALALALALTAAGCGAASDDRAPAAGPAAGSAGTPAAVTSCGLELAFARPPQRAVALDQSSTETLLELGLGDRMAGTANLKTKIPARYQDAYAKVPVIAPKIATGEQLRSATPDLVVAGSADLYTKDRAGTREELGALEVPTFVSAVDCPQHDEAAKSPFELLFSDYEKLGKVFGAEERAGELVRDQRAAVARAGEAAPRVQRGDGQPTVVYLYSAFNGMPYVAGKAGMPSEMSRIVGARNAFDDVNEEWPEVSWEEVAKRDPDFIVIGDLSERGRPGDSAREKREALAAHPVVSRLAAARDNKIIEVPGIELDPSVRSVHALDLLAAGMKDLGYVR from the coding sequence ATGCGCCACCGCGCTCGCCTCGCGCTCACCCCTGCCCTCGCCCTGGCCCTCGCCCTCACGGCCGCGGGCTGCGGGGCCGCCTCCGATGACCGCGCACCGGCCGCGGGTCCGGCCGCGGGGTCCGCGGGCACACCCGCGGCCGTCACCAGCTGCGGCCTCGAACTCGCCTTCGCCCGGCCGCCGCAGCGCGCCGTCGCACTGGACCAGAGCTCGACCGAGACCCTGCTGGAGCTCGGTCTCGGGGACCGGATGGCCGGAACGGCCAACCTCAAGACGAAGATCCCCGCGCGGTACCAGGACGCCTACGCCAAGGTCCCGGTGATCGCACCGAAGATCGCCACCGGCGAGCAGCTGCGCTCGGCGACACCCGACCTCGTCGTGGCCGGCTCCGCCGACCTCTACACCAAGGACCGCGCCGGCACCCGCGAGGAGCTCGGCGCCCTCGAGGTCCCGACCTTCGTCAGCGCCGTCGACTGCCCGCAGCACGACGAGGCGGCGAAGTCCCCGTTCGAACTGCTCTTCTCCGACTACGAGAAGCTGGGCAAGGTCTTCGGCGCCGAGGAACGCGCCGGCGAGCTCGTCCGGGACCAGCGTGCCGCCGTCGCCCGGGCGGGCGAGGCGGCCCCGCGGGTCCAGCGGGGCGACGGGCAGCCCACCGTCGTCTACCTCTACTCCGCCTTCAACGGCATGCCGTACGTCGCGGGCAAGGCGGGAATGCCCAGCGAGATGAGCCGGATCGTCGGGGCGAGGAACGCCTTCGACGACGTGAACGAGGAGTGGCCCGAGGTCTCCTGGGAGGAAGTCGCCAAGCGCGACCCGGACTTCATCGTGATCGGCGACCTCTCCGAACGCGGCCGCCCGGGCGACAGCGCCCGCGAGAAGCGCGAGGCGCTGGCCGCGCACCCGGTGGTCTCCCGGCTGGCGGCGGCGCGCGACAACAAGATCATCGAGGTGCCGGGCATCGAACTCGACCCCTCCGTGCGCTCCGTGCACGCCCTGGACCTGCTGGCGGCCGGGATGAAGGACCTCGGGTATGTCCGCTGA
- a CDS encoding alpha/beta hydrolase, giving the protein MQSRLSDDLRKRAVWGMALALVAVTALLGAAPRAASAATAAAPPVPVLAWGPCEDPGDGFECATALVPLDYRQPTGRTVALAVTRRLAADPAHRTGVLLLHPGGPGNSGVNFARDSYEALPAALRGSFDVVGYDMRGVGRSGQVECWNDKEYAAAVDAARGVPGPGALGSAVRQGLEFATACRERSGDLVPFVGTGSNARDIDLLRQALGEESLTFYGRSFGSYVGTVYAAQFPRRVRAMVLDGAYDPRRYAEVPYAYDAAQFVALDTAVGRFFDWCAQNAAACGFGEGEPRQAFERLKRALDADPVITASGRPATGYTLAYRLMFNINSGKEVWPYLGEALRAAQAHKGSFLLSPPSPASFDFLNVNLAVECADRVYPTSRPLLGALVGAHVAAAPLLGPPIGLGPPTYDHNHAPACAQWQAERPSRFEGSYRAAGSAPILVLGTTGDPDTPYQDAVALAGTLDSGRLLTFAAEGHTAYNRSACVSALVDDYLATLALPARGTVCADETPPGALARHGADIGVDETRDVIPALR; this is encoded by the coding sequence ATGCAGAGCCGTTTATCGGATGACCTGCGCAAGCGGGCGGTGTGGGGCATGGCCCTCGCTCTGGTCGCGGTCACCGCACTCCTCGGGGCCGCGCCCCGGGCCGCCTCCGCGGCGACCGCCGCCGCCCCGCCCGTGCCCGTTCTGGCCTGGGGCCCCTGCGAGGACCCCGGGGACGGTTTCGAGTGCGCGACCGCTCTCGTACCACTGGACTACCGCCAACCCACCGGCCGTACGGTCGCGTTGGCGGTCACCCGGCGGCTCGCCGCCGACCCGGCGCACCGCACCGGCGTCCTGCTTCTGCACCCCGGCGGACCCGGCAACTCCGGCGTGAACTTCGCCCGTGACAGCTATGAGGCACTCCCCGCCGCACTCCGTGGCTCCTTCGACGTCGTCGGGTACGACATGCGCGGTGTGGGGCGCAGCGGGCAGGTGGAGTGCTGGAACGACAAGGAGTACGCGGCCGCCGTGGACGCCGCGCGCGGTGTGCCCGGCCCGGGAGCCCTGGGATCCGCCGTCCGGCAGGGCCTCGAATTCGCCACCGCCTGCCGCGAACGCTCCGGCGACCTCGTGCCGTTCGTCGGCACCGGGTCGAACGCCAGGGACATCGACCTGCTGCGCCAGGCCCTCGGCGAGGAGTCGCTCACCTTCTACGGCCGCTCCTTCGGCAGTTACGTCGGCACCGTCTACGCCGCGCAGTTCCCCCGGCGGGTCCGCGCCATGGTCTTGGACGGGGCGTACGATCCGCGTCGTTACGCGGAGGTGCCGTACGCCTACGACGCCGCCCAGTTCGTCGCCCTGGACACGGCGGTCGGCCGGTTCTTCGACTGGTGCGCGCAGAACGCCGCGGCCTGCGGTTTCGGCGAGGGCGAGCCCCGGCAGGCCTTCGAGCGGCTCAAGCGGGCGCTGGACGCCGACCCGGTCATCACCGCGAGCGGGCGCCCGGCCACCGGCTACACCCTGGCCTACCGCCTGATGTTCAACATCAACTCGGGCAAGGAGGTCTGGCCCTACCTGGGAGAGGCCCTGCGGGCGGCCCAGGCGCACAAGGGTTCGTTCCTGCTGTCCCCGCCCTCACCCGCGTCCTTCGACTTCCTCAACGTCAACCTGGCCGTCGAGTGCGCCGACCGGGTCTATCCGACCAGCCGCCCGCTCCTGGGCGCGCTGGTCGGCGCCCACGTCGCCGCCGCTCCGCTGCTGGGACCCCCCATCGGCCTCGGGCCGCCCACCTACGACCACAACCACGCGCCCGCCTGCGCCCAGTGGCAGGCGGAGCGGCCGAGCCGCTTCGAGGGCTCCTACCGGGCGGCCGGCTCCGCACCGATCCTGGTGCTCGGCACGACCGGGGACCCGGACACCCCGTACCAGGACGCCGTGGCCCTCGCCGGGACGCTGGACAGCGGGCGGCTGCTGACCTTCGCGGCCGAAGGACACACCGCCTACAACCGGAGCGCGTGTGTCAGCGCGCTGGTCGACGACTACCTCGCCACCCTGGCCCTGCCCGCGCGGGGCACGGTCTGCGCGGACGAGACGCCCCCGGGGGCGCTCGCCCGGCACGGCGCGGACATCGGGGTCGACGAGACGCGCGACGTGATCCCCGCGCTCCGCTGA
- a CDS encoding helix-turn-helix domain-containing protein, producing MTLRIDITGLPADRLRFAASPLAELTAMLHVLAEPGHHPQLAGWAADVWAGLPPELSERLREADFLWRSSRADFLVPARPRQTLAEELDDVDRIDDDTYVTAALITTCGTNRVHFGARSPLADASARERVLDLAQARGALQEAFTERLLADPATVRARVRDTFEQCAEAFFDAAWTGVAVELATDLRVKNDLLKRQGVRAALASVSGAVTLAPDGDCIVVDKLQDNATAAHGAGVTFLPSVFGRPHLVVVSTPGWQPVVQYPAAGAAPSEPVPLETLTLRLEALAHPVRLRLLRTLARGPHTNGELAHAWELSPPEVSRHLAVLRRAGLLSARRHGRYVRYSLNLPEMTTLGVDLLAAVLR from the coding sequence ATGACGCTGAGGATCGACATCACGGGACTGCCGGCCGATCGGCTGCGGTTCGCCGCCTCCCCGCTCGCCGAACTGACCGCGATGCTGCACGTGCTGGCCGAGCCCGGGCACCACCCGCAGCTCGCCGGCTGGGCCGCGGACGTCTGGGCCGGGCTGCCGCCGGAACTGTCCGAGCGGCTGCGGGAGGCGGATTTCCTCTGGCGTTCCTCACGCGCCGATTTCCTGGTTCCCGCCCGTCCCCGGCAGACCCTCGCCGAGGAGCTGGACGACGTGGACCGGATCGACGACGACACGTACGTGACCGCCGCGCTCATCACCACGTGCGGCACCAACCGGGTCCACTTCGGCGCGCGGTCGCCGCTCGCCGACGCCTCGGCGCGCGAGCGGGTCCTCGATCTGGCCCAGGCCCGCGGCGCGCTCCAAGAGGCTTTCACGGAGCGGCTGCTCGCGGATCCGGCCACCGTGCGGGCGCGGGTGCGCGACACCTTCGAGCAGTGCGCGGAGGCCTTCTTCGACGCCGCCTGGACGGGTGTCGCCGTGGAACTCGCCACCGACCTGCGCGTGAAGAACGACCTGTTGAAGCGCCAGGGCGTCCGGGCCGCGCTCGCCTCGGTCTCCGGCGCCGTCACCCTGGCCCCCGACGGCGACTGCATCGTCGTGGACAAGCTCCAGGACAACGCGACCGCCGCCCACGGCGCGGGGGTCACCTTCCTCCCCAGCGTCTTCGGCCGCCCGCACCTGGTGGTGGTCTCCACGCCCGGATGGCAGCCGGTGGTGCAGTACCCCGCGGCCGGGGCGGCCCCGTCGGAGCCGGTACCGCTGGAGACGCTGACGCTACGGCTGGAGGCGCTCGCGCATCCGGTACGGCTACGGCTGCTGCGCACCCTGGCCCGCGGCCCGCACACCAACGGCGAGCTGGCCCACGCCTGGGAGCTCTCACCCCCGGAGGTCTCCCGCCACCTGGCCGTCCTGCGCCGTGCGGGCCTGCTCTCGGCCCGGCGGCACGGCCGTTACGTCCGCTACAGCCTGAACCTGCCCGAGATGACGACGCTGGGCGTCGATCTGCTGGCGGCCGTGCTGCGCTGA
- a CDS encoding ABC transporter ATP-binding protein yields the protein MRITAEGLSWSAAGTPVVREVSLDVAPGETVALLGPNGSGKSSLLRCLAGLRKPGAGSVHYDDQPVRGWSARRIARRIAFVEQDSALDTDLRVADVVGLGRTPFRDRWRGPDDTDRAAVAAALDRVGLTALAGRTWRGLSGGERQRTHIARALAQQPSGLLLDEPTNHLDVKHQLELMELLAAAGQTVLVALHDLSLAARYCDRLLLMHHGRLVASGTPAAVLTPRHLARIFEVDAELATDARGRPAVVYRGPLRAAVPPSAL from the coding sequence GTGAGGATCACCGCCGAGGGGCTGAGCTGGTCGGCGGCCGGCACGCCCGTCGTCCGCGAGGTCAGCCTGGACGTCGCCCCGGGCGAGACGGTCGCGCTGCTCGGCCCCAACGGGTCGGGAAAGTCCTCGCTGCTGCGCTGCCTGGCCGGGCTGCGCAAGCCCGGCGCGGGCAGCGTGCACTACGACGACCAGCCCGTACGGGGCTGGAGCGCCCGCCGGATCGCCCGGCGGATCGCCTTCGTCGAGCAGGACTCCGCGCTCGACACCGACCTGCGCGTCGCCGACGTCGTCGGGCTGGGGCGGACCCCCTTCCGGGACCGCTGGCGCGGGCCCGACGACACCGACCGGGCGGCCGTCGCCGCCGCGCTGGACCGCGTGGGCCTCACCGCGCTCGCCGGGCGCACCTGGAGGGGCCTGTCCGGCGGTGAGCGGCAGCGCACCCACATCGCCCGCGCCCTCGCCCAGCAGCCGTCCGGCCTCCTCCTCGACGAGCCCACCAACCACCTAGACGTGAAACACCAGTTGGAGCTGATGGAGCTGTTGGCCGCCGCCGGCCAGACCGTGCTGGTCGCCCTGCACGACCTCTCCCTCGCCGCCCGCTACTGCGACCGGCTGCTGCTCATGCACCACGGACGCCTGGTCGCCTCCGGCACCCCGGCCGCCGTCCTCACGCCCCGGCACCTCGCCCGGATCTTCGAGGTCGACGCCGAACTCGCCACCGACGCCCGGGGCCGCCCCGCGGTCGTCTACCGCGGCCCGTTGCGCGCCGCCGTCCCCCCTTCCGCCCTGTGA
- a CDS encoding MFS transporter, whose amino-acid sequence MEAASTKTKSRAGSRIRFRTRFRGTSRFDSRTLIRASGGPRYAVALAVDALGTGLLRPFLLLYGVTVLGLSAPATGTAMTVGVVAGLVCMPALGRWLDRGARSSAVAASMLVRVLGVALLLAAPAGHVWLFAAAALFLGIGNQAWPAAHAALVATVSHGRERDAALAWGRALRNAGLGAGALLATACLAGGPTALQALAAVTGLSYLAAAALAWSVKVRAHQGASPAGPAESADKAGPVDQAGPAADGNGGPAPRTRALLAANVVYVFCLNVPEIALPLVLMTQLDASPVWSAAIFVANTVLVVALQVPLTVLMSRFPRRTVLAIAGVVLTASYLGFLAATSLGHGWGPPAVAAVSVVCTLGEILYAGTATALVTDLAPTRLLGRALARFQLSTGFGLAVSPAAITTLAPHGPAALWGTLAAATLLSAAVIAR is encoded by the coding sequence ATGGAAGCAGCCAGCACCAAGACCAAGTCCCGCGCCGGGTCCCGCATCAGGTTCCGCACGAGGTTCCGCGGCACGTCCCGATTCGACTCCCGCACCCTCATCCGCGCCTCCGGAGGCCCCCGCTACGCCGTGGCCCTGGCCGTGGACGCACTCGGTACCGGCCTGCTGCGCCCCTTCCTGCTGCTCTACGGAGTGACGGTGCTGGGGCTGTCCGCGCCGGCCACCGGCACCGCCATGACCGTCGGCGTCGTCGCGGGGCTGGTGTGCATGCCCGCCCTGGGCCGCTGGCTGGACCGGGGCGCGCGCAGCTCGGCCGTGGCGGCCTCGATGCTGGTACGGGTCCTGGGCGTGGCCCTGCTGCTGGCCGCACCGGCCGGGCACGTCTGGCTGTTCGCGGCGGCCGCGCTCTTCCTCGGCATCGGCAACCAGGCGTGGCCGGCCGCCCACGCCGCCCTCGTGGCCACGGTCTCCCACGGCCGGGAACGCGACGCGGCCCTCGCGTGGGGGCGCGCCCTGCGCAACGCCGGCCTCGGCGCGGGCGCGCTGCTCGCCACCGCCTGCCTGGCGGGGGGCCCCACCGCACTGCAGGCCCTGGCAGCCGTCACCGGGCTCAGCTACCTGGCCGCGGCCGCCTTGGCCTGGTCCGTCAAGGTGCGCGCACACCAGGGGGCGTCCCCGGCCGGCCCGGCCGAATCAGCGGACAAGGCCGGCCCGGTCGACCAGGCCGGCCCGGCCGCCGACGGGAACGGCGGGCCCGCACCCCGGACGCGCGCGCTGCTGGCCGCCAACGTGGTGTACGTCTTCTGCCTCAACGTCCCCGAGATCGCGCTTCCCCTCGTCCTGATGACCCAACTGGACGCGTCCCCGGTGTGGTCGGCGGCCATCTTCGTGGCCAACACGGTGCTCGTGGTCGCTCTCCAGGTCCCGCTCACCGTCCTGATGTCGCGCTTCCCCCGGCGGACCGTGCTGGCCATCGCCGGCGTGGTGCTCACCGCTTCGTACCTCGGTTTCCTCGCGGCCACCTCGCTGGGGCACGGCTGGGGACCCCCGGCCGTCGCCGCGGTGTCCGTGGTCTGCACCCTCGGCGAGATCCTCTACGCGGGCACCGCCACCGCGCTCGTCACGGACCTCGCCCCGACGCGGCTGCTGGGACGCGCCCTCGCCCGATTCCAGCTCTCGACCGGTTTCGGCCTGGCCGTCTCCCCGGCGGCGATCACCACGCTCGCACCCCACGGCCCGGCCGCGCTCTGGGGCACGCTCGCCGCCGCGACGCTCCTCTCCGCCGCCGTCATCGCCCGGTGA